TCAACAATAAATTACCTGTTTCTCAACCGATTAAACAAAATAGCTTTTTTTATCAAAACAGGCCTCGCGAATTGGTTAGGTTTTTGCAAGGCTATGATCAGGCCGTGATACTGATTGAAAACGAGATCATTGATTCAGGTTCAATCGGCCTTACGGTGCTGCCAAATCAAGTTCTTGCGTTATTACCTGTTTATATGCTACCTGAATTCTCGGTTGTGATCCCAACGTATCAGCAACCGGCTTTACTGCTTAAATGTCTGGATGCGTTGGGGCGTCAACGGCTCCCACGCGATCAATTTGAGGTCATTATCGTGGATGAAGGCAATTCGCCCGAGACCGAAACGGCCGTACAACTTTTTACCAAACAGGTGGCCCGTAATGGAGGTCCCCTTGAGGTGCGTTACCTGGCTCAACCCGAACGGCGTGGCCCAGCGGCTGCCCGAAACCGGGGCTGGCGAGCAGCCAGAGGTCGTATTATTGCCTTTACCGATGACGATTGCTTACCCGAATCCGATTGGTTATCCGCAGCCCTTACCTGTTTTCAGCGCGGTGCTCAAGTCATGAGCGGGCAGTTACGCGTCCATTTGCCCGAACATCCGAGTCCACTGGATCGGACAGCCACGATTCTGAAACGGGCCGAATTTATGTCGGCCAACTGTTTTTGCCGGAAATCGACGCTGGAGCGGGTGAATGGCTTTGAAGAAGCATTCGACACGGCCTGGCGAGAAGATAGTGATCTTCAGTTTAAATTCATTCAAGCTGGTATTCCGATTGGCAAATGCCCCGAAGCGATCGTGATTTACCATATCCGGCCCTGCCCCTGGTACGGTCTGCTCCGCGACGAACGCAACAATTGTTACGATGCACTCCTGTACAAACGTCATCCAAGCCTGTTTCGGGAACGAATTCCCTCCTACCGGCGGCAGATCGTCCAGTATTATGTTTCAGTTATCAGCATAATGGCTAGCCTGGTCGGTTTATGCCTCGGTGAATGGGGTTTAGCCATGATTGGGTTAAGCATCTGGGCTATTCTCTCCACAGATCTGATCATGCGTCATTTACCCCAGGAAACACTGACCTGGACAACAGCCAAACATGCCATCATCACCGCTTTGGCTACTCCTTTTTTATCCGTTTACTGGCGATTATACGGTGCCGTGAAGTATAAAGTATTGTATTTATAAGCAGGGCCAGGAGCAGGGTGTATAGAGCGGGATAAATAGTTTGCTCCATGCATCCTGCTCCTGGTCCTATTCTCCCTGCTAATTTTCCCCTATTTAATGAACCATTAAGGATTGGATTGTATTTTTGGTAGGTAAAGCCAGTATTACTCAACTAGCTTTATCGGTTCATGGATCATTTGCATCAGTCTTTTAGCGTACGCTTTTCGTATAGTGTTTTTTTTACCGAGCGACTTTTCGACTCGGCCAATACCGTTTTTGCCGACTTTTTTAAACAACAATTGGCCGGAGGTGCTCGTAAAAAGCTTCTTTTTGTTATTGATTCGGGCGTCATTGCGGCCCATCCCTCTCTACAGACAGACATTACCCAGTACTTCGCGCAAGAAACTGATAATCTGGACCTTATTCAGGATATACTGGTAATACCAGGTGGCGAAACGGCCAAAAACGACCCTGATTTTGTCGAAACAATTGTCAATGCTGT
This window of the Spirosoma aerolatum genome carries:
- a CDS encoding glycosyltransferase family 2 protein, with the translated sequence MLPEFSVVIPTYQQPALLLKCLDALGRQRLPRDQFEVIIVDEGNSPETETAVQLFTKQVARNGGPLEVRYLAQPERRGPAAARNRGWRAARGRIIAFTDDDCLPESDWLSAALTCFQRGAQVMSGQLRVHLPEHPSPLDRTATILKRAEFMSANCFCRKSTLERVNGFEEAFDTAWREDSDLQFKFIQAGIPIGKCPEAIVIYHIRPCPWYGLLRDERNNCYDALLYKRHPSLFRERIPSYRRQIVQYYVSVISIMASLVGLCLGEWGLAMIGLSIWAILSTDLIMRHLPQETLTWTTAKHAIITALATPFLSVYWRLYGAVKYKVLYL